The following coding sequences lie in one Apium graveolens cultivar Ventura chromosome 1, ASM990537v1, whole genome shotgun sequence genomic window:
- the LOC141714565 gene encoding premnaspirodiene oxygenase-like, which produces MEIQLLFTLLSVALLFLYMIKKQQNNSKSRLLKPRLPPGPRKLPIIGNLLQLRGALPHHALRDLSKNYGPIMHLQLGEISAVIISSPEVAKEVMKTHDVVFSNRPQLLASKILFYNCTGIISAEYGDYWRMLRKICLSELLSTKRVQSFSSIREEEVGQLIRSVSLSCESTVNMTEKFFSMTSTIVSRAAFGQKCKHQGDFIHMMKEISSLASGFMFPDIFPSLKFLHPISNAKAALEKIHRRLDDILENIINEHREQRADHRSIGEVAEEDLVDVLLKLQESGDLEVPITTENIKAIILDIFLAGTETSSTTLDWAMAEIMRNSKVMHQAQAEVRQVCKGENKFHERNIEKLHYLKLIIKETLRLHPPGPLLLPRESREKCEINGYKIPIKTKVIVNAWAIGRDRDHWTNPESFEPERFYKSLRDFRGADFELIPFGAGRRACPGISFGIANIELPLAQLLYEFNWKLADGIKPEELDMSEGFGTAVRRQHELNLVATPFVH; this is translated from the exons ATGGAAATTCAACTTCTCTTCACTCTGCTCTCTGTTGCTTTGCTATTCTTGTACATGATTAAGAAGCAGCAAAACAACTCGAAAAGTAGACTATTGAAGCCAAGATTGCCCCCGGGGCCAAGGAAGCTCCCGATAATTGGAAATTTACTACAGCTCAGGGGTGCATTGCCTCATCATGCTTTGAGGGACTTGTCGAAGAATTATGGACCTATAATGCACTTACAACTTGGCGAGATTTCAGCTGTTATAATCTCGTCACCGGAAGTAGCGAAAGAAGTCATGAAAACTCATGATGTTGTTTTCTCGAATAGGCCTCAACTTCTTGCTTCCAAGATTCTGTTTTACAACTGCACGGGAATTATATCTGCTGAATACGGTGATTACTGGAGGATGTTGCGAAAAATTTGCTTATCTGAACTGTTAAGTACAAAGAGAGTTCAGTCATTTAGCTCGATAAGAGAAGAGGAGGTAGGGCAGCTTATTCGATCAGTTTCTTTGTCTTGTGAATCGACTGTTAATATGACTGAGAAATTTTTCTCTATGACAAGCACTATAGTGTCAAGAGCAGCATTTGGTCAGAAGTGCAAGCATCAAGGGGATTTTATTCATATGATGAAAGAAATATCGTCGTTAGCTTCAGGATTTATGTTTCCTGATATTTTTCCTTCACTGAAGTTTCTTCATCCGATTAGTAATGCAAAAGCTGCACTGGAGAAGATCCATAGAAGACTTGATGACATTCTCGAGAATATAATTAATGAACATCGAGAACAAAGAGCTGATCACCGGAGCATTGGTGAAGTAGCCGAGGAAGATCTGGTTGATGTCCTGTTAAAACTTCAAGAAAGCGGTGACCTTGAAGTTCCAATCACAACTGAGAACATCAAGGCCATCATTTTG GATATATTCCTTGCTGGGACTGAGACTTCATCTACAACCTTAGATTGGGCAATGGCGGAAATAATGAGAAATTCCAAAGTAATGCATCAGGCACAAGCTGAAGTCAGACAGGTCTGTAAAGGAGAGAACAAGTTTCACGAGAGGAACATTGAAAAACTGCACTATCTGAAGTTGATAATTAAAGAAACTCTGAGGCTGCATCCACCAGGACCATTGTTACTTCCACGAGAATCACGAGAAAAATGTGAGATCAACGGATACAAAATACCAATCAAAACCAAAGTAATTGTAAATGCATGGGCTATAGGCAGGGATCGAGATCACTGGACTAATCCGGAGTCATTTGAGCCAGAGAGGTTTTACAAATCTTTAAGAGATTTCAGAGGTGCAGACTTCGAGTTGATTCCATTTGGTGCTGGTAGAAGGGCCTGTCCAGGAATATCATTTGGAATCGCGAACATTGAACTTCCATTAGCTCAACTTCTATATGAATTCAACTGGAAACTAGCGGATGGGATCAAGCCAGAAGAACTTGACATGTCAGAGGGATTTGGAACAGCTGTAAGACGACAACATGAGTTGAACTTAGTTGCCACGCCCTTTGTTCATTGA